TTCGCCGCCTGGCTGGAGCGTGATTCCGCCGCCCGCCTCACCCAGGAAATTGCTTCCCTGCGTGACAAAGGCAGCGCCTTTAATTTCGGCGTCAAAACCCTGCAGGGTGATCTGTTCGAGGCCGATGGCCGCGCCGCCGGCACCATGGCCACTTTGCGTTTCAGGCCGCTGACTGGCCAGCGCCTGGAAAACAGCGAAACGCTTTATGATGCGCACAAGCTGGCCCGCCAAGTGCAGCGCCTCAGCGCCATTCTTGATTCAGCTCCGTTTCCGATCTGGCTGGCCGACCGCAGGGGTCAGTTGAGCTGGATCAACAAAGCCTATGTCGATGCCGCCGAAGCCGGCCCCATGGAACAGGTGCTGAAGAAGAATTTTTCGCTGGCGCGTCCCGATGCGATGGATCGCAGCAAAGCCGAAAAGAAGCAGCATCTTCTGGGCCGTGCCCGCCTGATCAGCGGCGGCAATGCCCGTGCCCTCAATTTCCATGAAATGCCGGCGGAAGATGGCGTGATCGGCTTTGCGCTGGATGTGACAGCGCTGGAGGAAACCGAGAAAGAACTGGACCGCCACATCAAGGCGCATGCCTCCACCCTCAACAAGCTCTCCACCGCGATAGCCATTTACGGGCCGGATCAGCGCCTGCGCTTCTTCAATCAATCCTATGCCCAGCTCTGGCAATTGGATGAGCGTTTCCTCAGCGGCCAACCCACTGACGGCGAAGTGCTGGACAAGATGCGCGCCATGCGCCTTCTGCCTGAGCAGGCCAATTACCGCGAATGGCGCGCCAAGCAATTGCAGGCCTATTCCAAGATCGAGCCACGCGAAGACTATTGGTATCTGCCGGACGGCCGCAGCTTGCGCGTCATCGCTGAACAGCATCCTTTCGGCGGGGTGAGCTATCTCTACGAAAACCTCACCAAGGAATATCAGCTCGAGAGCAAATATAATGAGCTGTTCGAAGTGCAGCGCGAAACGCTCGATAATCTGGCTGAGGCCGTGGCGCTCTCCGGGCCTGATGGCCGCCTGCGTCTCTTCAATCCGGCCTTCCTGCGCTTCTGGTCATTGGATCAGGCCTTCCTTGAGAAGAAGCCGCATGTGAATGAGCTCGCACAGCTGCCGGGCCTCTCGGCGGATAGCAAGTCGGCATGGGCAGACATCAAGTTCAGCGTCACGGGCCTTGATGCCAAGCGTAAGGAACATGATGGCCGCATCGAGCAGGATGACCGCGTGCTGCGTTACCGCGCCGTGCCGCTGCCTGATGGCAACGCGCTGCTCACCTTCTCGGATATTTCAGATTCAGTGCGCATTGAACGCGCACTGCGTGACCGTGCCGAAGCTCTGGAGGCGGCGGACAAGCTGAAGAATACCATCCTCAGCAACGTGTCCTACGAAGTGCGAACCCCGCTCAACAGCATTATCGGTTTTTCCGAAGCGCTAGATCTCAAGATGCTGGGCGATCTCACGCCGAAACAGGCTGAATATGTTGGTGCCATCCGCCAATCGTCCGAACATCTGAAGACCACCATTGATGCCATCATCGATCTCTCCGCTATCGATGCGGGTCAGATGGAATTGAAACTGGCGAAGCTGGATGTTACCGAGCTTCTGGAAAAAACCGCAGAGAAATTTGTGCCCACTTTGGAAAAGCGCAAGCTTGATATCTCCATCGAAGTGGGCGCTGATGTGTCAACCGTAATGGGCGATGCCGCACGTCTCGAACAAGTGTTGGCCAATCTTCTCTCCAACGCGGCGGGCTTCTCATCCGCCGGTGGCCAGATCAAGATGGGTGCCCGCAAGAAGGGCGACTCTGTGCAGATCTGGGTGGCCGATTCTGGCCGAGGCATTGATCCTGAATTCCAGCCCAAGGTTTTCGAGCGCTTCCAGTCCAAGCCCTTGCCCGGCAGCCACCGCGGCCCGGGCCTTGGCCTTGCGCTGGTCAAGAGCTTCACCGAGTTGCATGGTGGTAAGGTCTCGCTAGTCTCCAAGCTGGATCAGGGGACCACGGTGGTCTGCACCATCCCGATTGCCGGGCCGGTGCGCCAGGCGCGGCCGCAGCTCAAATCCACCGCTGCGTGAGCGGCATGATCTTTGCGTCGGCCTCGCCGCAAGACACCGAAAACTTCGCCCGCACACTGGCACTCTATGCAAGGCCCGGCATGGTGTTGCTGCTGGAGGGTGATTTGGGTGCCGGCAAATCCACCTTCGCCCGCGCCTTCATCCGCGCCCTGGCAGGCGGCACGGAAGATTTCGATATTCCCAGCCCCACATTTTCGCTGGTGCAAATCTACGACAACACGCGCGTTCTAGTCGCCCATGTTGATCTCTACCGCCTGAGTGCCGATGCTGAAGCAGATGAACTCGGTCTGGATGAATTGTCGGCCAGTCACCTGTTGCTCATCGAATGGCCGCGCGCCGCGCAGAAATCCATTTCACCAGATACGTTGCATCTGCAATTTTCCGGCAGTGGTGAAACGCGTACCATCAAGCTCACGCCGCAGGGCCTGTGGCAGAAAATCCTCACACGCAACGCGGCGCTAGAAAGATTCCTCACCTCCAGCGGAATCGATCCGCAAACCCGACACTTCTTCGAAGGTGATGCCTCTGCCCGTCGTTATGAGAAGGTGAAGCAAGGTGATGAAACGCGCCTGCTGATGGACATGCCGCCGCGCGTCGATGGTCCGAATGTTAAAGACGGCAAACCCTATGCGGTGATCGCCCATTCAGCCGAAGGCCTGCACAATGTCATCGCCGTGAACGAACAGCTCAGCGCCATGGGCTATGGCGCACCGAAAATCTTCGCGCATGATCTCACCCATGGCTTTGCACTCGTGGAAGATCTCGGCAGCCGCGTGTACCGCGACATGATGCGCAGCGGCGAAAACATGGATGAACCCATGAACGCCGCCATCGCCGTTCTGGCCGATATCGCCCAGCGCCCTTGGCCGCAAACCCTGCCGCCTTACGACATCGAAGCACAGCTGATCGAAGTCGATCTGCTGCCGGTCTGGTTTCACAAGCATGTACATAAATCGGAACCACCGCAGGCATTGCGCGACTCCTTCGAAACCATCTGGCGCAAGCTGCTGCCCGAAACCCAGATTGCAAATCCCGTCTGGGTCCTACGCGATTATCATTCTCCCAATCTGATTTGGCTGCCGGAACGCCAAGGCCTCAGCCGTGTGGGCCTCATCGATACGCAAGACGCCTTGCTGGGCCACCCCGCCTACGATCTCGCTTCGCTGCTGCAGGATGCCCGCACCGATATTGATTTTGACTGGGCCGATAAGCTCTACGCCCATTACCTCAGCCTGCGCCCGGGTCTCGATCAGGATGAATTTGCCCGCGGCTATGCCATCCTCGGCGCCCAGCGCGCCAGCAAGATCCTGGGTATTTTTGCACGGTTGAACTTCCGTGATGGCAAGCCGCATTATCTGCAGCACATGCCCCGCGTCTCGCGCTACCTCGCCCGCAACTTGCAACATCCGGTGTTGCATGAACTCAAAGCGTGGTACGAAACCCACATGCCGGAAGCCCTGCACATTGGCCACTAAACCCTCGACTGCCATGATCCTCGCTGCGGGCCTTGGGCTTCGCATGCGCCCGCTCACCCTCACCACGCCGAAGCCCCTGCTCATGGTAGCGGGCAAGCCGATCATCGATTACGGCGTGGACAAACTCGTCGCCGCAGGCGTCACCCGCGCACTGGTCAACAAGCATTACCTGCCCGACCAGATCGAAACCTGGGCGCATTCCGTCACCAGCCTCAAGATGGAAGTCTCGGATGAAACCGATGCCGTGCTCGAAACCGGCGGTGGCATCGTGCGCGCACTTCCCCGCCTCGGCGCTAATCCCTTCTATGTCCTGAACTCGGATTGCTTCTGGACAGAGCAGGGCACTCCAGCCTTGCAGCGTCTCTCCGAAGCCTGGGATGACGCCGCGATGGATTGCCTTCTGCTCCTCTGCGATCCGCGCCAAACCACCGGCTATGACGGCGCAGGCGATTTCGCGCTCGACTCCGCAGGCCGCCTCACCCGCCAAAAGCAGAATGCATTGGCCTATATTGGTGGCTATATAGTGCATCCCCGCCTTTTCGCGGGCACCAGCCCAGGCAAGTTTTCGATGAACATTCTGTGGGACAAGGCCATTGCTGAAGGACGCCTGTTCGGCATTGCCCATGCCGGGCATTGGCTCCATGTCGGCACCCCGGATGCCATCGACGCCGCCGAGGCCTATCTGAAACAGGCCTGATCCATGGCCACGCTGCCCCGCGTTTTCACCATCGCCGCCGGCGCGAACTTCCTCGAAATCCTGGCCGAGCAAGTGCTCGCCGGCTTCCCGCTGGAGAACAGCACACTGCCACCCAGCGACTGGACAATTCTCCTGCCCACCCGCCGCGCCGTGAGCACCTTCAAAAACATCCTCCGCCAGAAGAGCGGGAAGAAAGCGCTGGTCCTGCCGCGCATCCAGCCGATCGGCGATCTCGATGAGGACCGCCTCGAAGACGGCATGGTCTCTGCCGGACTTCCGAACGCCCTGTCCTCCATCGCCGTCACGCTGGAACTTTCGC
This Aestuariivirga litoralis DNA region includes the following protein-coding sequences:
- a CDS encoding ATP-binding protein; its protein translation is MATLRFRPLTGQRLENSETLYDAHKLARQVQRLSAILDSAPFPIWLADRRGQLSWINKAYVDAAEAGPMEQVLKKNFSLARPDAMDRSKAEKKQHLLGRARLISGGNARALNFHEMPAEDGVIGFALDVTALEETEKELDRHIKAHASTLNKLSTAIAIYGPDQRLRFFNQSYAQLWQLDERFLSGQPTDGEVLDKMRAMRLLPEQANYREWRAKQLQAYSKIEPREDYWYLPDGRSLRVIAEQHPFGGVSYLYENLTKEYQLESKYNELFEVQRETLDNLAEAVALSGPDGRLRLFNPAFLRFWSLDQAFLEKKPHVNELAQLPGLSADSKSAWADIKFSVTGLDAKRKEHDGRIEQDDRVLRYRAVPLPDGNALLTFSDISDSVRIERALRDRAEALEAADKLKNTILSNVSYEVRTPLNSIIGFSEALDLKMLGDLTPKQAEYVGAIRQSSEHLKTTIDAIIDLSAIDAGQMELKLAKLDVTELLEKTAEKFVPTLEKRKLDISIEVGADVSTVMGDAARLEQVLANLLSNAAGFSSAGGQIKMGARKKGDSVQIWVADSGRGIDPEFQPKVFERFQSKPLPGSHRGPGLGLALVKSFTELHGGKVSLVSKLDQGTTVVCTIPIAGPVRQARPQLKSTAA
- the tsaE gene encoding tRNA (adenosine(37)-N6)-threonylcarbamoyltransferase complex ATPase subunit type 1 TsaE codes for the protein MIFASASPQDTENFARTLALYARPGMVLLLEGDLGAGKSTFARAFIRALAGGTEDFDIPSPTFSLVQIYDNTRVLVAHVDLYRLSADAEADELGLDELSASHLLLIEWPRAAQKSISPDTLHLQFSGSGETRTIKLTPQGLWQKILTRNAALERFLTSSGIDPQTRHFFEGDASARRYEKVKQGDETRLLMDMPPRVDGPNVKDGKPYAVIAHSAEGLHNVIAVNEQLSAMGYGAPKIFAHDLTHGFALVEDLGSRVYRDMMRSGENMDEPMNAAIAVLADIAQRPWPQTLPPYDIEAQLIEVDLLPVWFHKHVHKSEPPQALRDSFETIWRKLLPETQIANPVWVLRDYHSPNLIWLPERQGLSRVGLIDTQDALLGHPAYDLASLLQDARTDIDFDWADKLYAHYLSLRPGLDQDEFARGYAILGAQRASKILGIFARLNFRDGKPHYLQHMPRVSRYLARNLQHPVLHELKAWYETHMPEALHIGH
- a CDS encoding nucleotidyltransferase family protein; the encoded protein is MATKPSTAMILAAGLGLRMRPLTLTTPKPLLMVAGKPIIDYGVDKLVAAGVTRALVNKHYLPDQIETWAHSVTSLKMEVSDETDAVLETGGGIVRALPRLGANPFYVLNSDCFWTEQGTPALQRLSEAWDDAAMDCLLLLCDPRQTTGYDGAGDFALDSAGRLTRQKQNALAYIGGYIVHPRLFAGTSPGKFSMNILWDKAIAEGRLFGIAHAGHWLHVGTPDAIDAAEAYLKQA